A single window of Vibrio alfacsensis DNA harbors:
- the atpH gene encoding F0F1 ATP synthase subunit delta, producing MSDLTTIARPYAKAAFDFAVDKDQLDQWGQMLSFASEVAKNEQMKELLTGSVSAEKMADIFVAVCGEQVDAHGQNLIKVMAENGRLKALPDVCEQFFVLKQEHEKEIDVEVISASELSDEQQANISTKLEARLERKVKLNCSVDETLLGGVIIRAGDLVIDNSARGRLNRLSDALQS from the coding sequence ATGTCTGATTTGACTACAATCGCACGCCCCTATGCTAAAGCAGCTTTCGACTTTGCTGTAGATAAAGACCAATTGGACCAATGGGGCCAAATGTTGTCTTTCGCTTCAGAAGTTGCCAAAAACGAACAAATGAAAGAGCTTTTAACCGGTTCTGTTTCTGCTGAAAAAATGGCAGATATCTTTGTTGCGGTTTGCGGTGAACAAGTTGATGCACATGGCCAAAACCTGATTAAGGTGATGGCTGAGAATGGCCGTTTAAAGGCTCTTCCTGATGTTTGTGAACAATTTTTTGTTCTGAAACAAGAGCATGAGAAAGAAATCGATGTTGAAGTTATTTCAGCGTCAGAGCTTTCTGATGAACAACAAGCAAACATCAGCACCAAACTTGAAGCGCGTCTTGAACGCAAAGTGAAGCTGAATTGCAGTGTAGATGAGACCCTACTTGGTGGGGTTATTATTCGAGCCGGAGACCTAGTCATCGATAACTCAGCGCGTGGTCGTTTGAACCGCCTGAGCGATGCATTGCAGTCTTAA
- the atpF gene encoding F0F1 ATP synthase subunit B → MNINATLLGQAISFALFVWFCMKYVWPPIMQAIEERQKKIADGLHAAERAAKDLDLAQANASDQLKEAKRTATEIIDQANKRKAQIIDEAREEAQAERQKILAQAEAELEAERNRARDDLRKQVATLAVAGAEKILERAIDKDAQKDILDNITAKL, encoded by the coding sequence GTGAATATAAACGCAACTCTGCTAGGTCAAGCAATCTCGTTCGCACTATTTGTGTGGTTCTGCATGAAGTATGTATGGCCGCCAATTATGCAAGCGATCGAAGAGCGTCAGAAGAAAATTGCTGATGGTCTTCATGCAGCTGAACGCGCTGCAAAAGACTTGGATCTAGCACAAGCCAACGCTTCTGATCAGTTGAAAGAAGCGAAGCGCACAGCAACAGAGATCATCGATCAAGCGAATAAACGTAAAGCTCAAATTATTGATGAAGCACGTGAGGAAGCTCAGGCAGAACGCCAGAAAATCCTAGCGCAAGCGGAAGCAGAACTTGAAGCAGAACGTAATCGTGCACGTGATGACCTGCGCAAACAAGTTGCTACTCTGGCTGTAGCTGGTGCTGAGAAAATCCTTGAGCGTGCGATCGATAAAGACGCTCAAAAAGATATTCTCGACAACATTACTGCAAAACTTTAA
- the atpE gene encoding F0F1 ATP synthase subunit C, whose protein sequence is METLLSFSAIAVGIIVGLASLGTAIGFALLGGKFLEGAARQPEMAPMLQVKMFIIAGLLDAVPMIGIVIALLFTFANPFVGQLAG, encoded by the coding sequence ATGGAAACTTTACTGAGCTTTTCTGCAATCGCCGTAGGTATTATCGTCGGTCTTGCTTCTCTTGGTACAGCGATTGGTTTCGCACTGCTAGGTGGTAAATTCCTAGAAGGTGCAGCACGTCAACCAGAAATGGCTCCTATGCTACAAGTTAAGATGTTCATCATCGCTGGTCTACTTGATGCGGTTCCAATGATCGGTATCGTAATCGCGCTACTATTCACATTCGCAAACCCATTTGTGGGTCAACTAGCAGGCTAA
- a CDS encoding F0F1 ATP synthase subunit I: MVAALARPGRELAKQLLMIQSGAVIFVAAGMAIAVNPEWGLSALVGGGIFVVANAVFALCAFMFSGARAAKRVAASFYAGEVLKILITVVLFYVAYMYMQVELVPLKLTYLLVLGINICAPVLFINNKK; encoded by the coding sequence ATGGTAGCTGCGTTAGCTAGACCAGGACGAGAGCTCGCAAAGCAATTGTTAATGATCCAGTCTGGCGCGGTTATTTTTGTGGCTGCAGGAATGGCGATAGCCGTAAATCCTGAATGGGGACTTTCAGCGCTAGTGGGCGGTGGCATTTTTGTTGTTGCCAATGCCGTCTTTGCGTTATGTGCTTTTATGTTTAGTGGGGCTCGCGCTGCCAAGCGTGTCGCGGCGTCTTTCTATGCGGGTGAAGTTCTGAAAATCCTCATCACGGTTGTGTTGTTCTACGTAGCCTACATGTATATGCAGGTGGAACTTGTTCCCCTCAAACTAACCTATTTGCTGGTACTAGGTATTAATATCTGTGCACCAGTGCTATTCATTAACAACAAAAAATAG
- a CDS encoding ParB/RepB/Spo0J family partition protein — MSKRGLGKGLDALLSTSSLAREKQHIASHSQALSADGELVDLAISQLQPGVYQPRKDMAPEALEELAASIQSQGIIQPIVVRQVPSGQFEIIAGERRWRAAKQAGLKRVPCLVKKVEDRAAIAMALIENIQREDLNVIEEAQALERLQDEFTLTHQQVADVIGKSRTTVSNLLRLNQLENDVKGLVANKKLEMGHARALLALDGEQQVEIAQLVAKKQMTVRQTEQLVKKCLAPQNEQKAQQEDIEAEQMSHKLSLLLDAKVSVVRAASGKAKLTISLDEPHKLEQLIAKLEA; from the coding sequence ATGTCTAAGCGTGGTCTTGGAAAAGGACTGGACGCGCTGCTTTCGACCAGTTCATTAGCGCGTGAAAAACAGCATATAGCATCGCACAGTCAAGCGTTGTCGGCTGACGGTGAGCTCGTGGATTTAGCGATTAGCCAATTGCAGCCAGGTGTGTACCAACCGCGTAAAGATATGGCACCAGAAGCGCTAGAAGAGCTGGCGGCTTCGATTCAGTCGCAAGGTATCATTCAGCCTATTGTGGTTCGCCAAGTGCCGAGCGGTCAGTTTGAAATCATTGCGGGTGAGCGTCGATGGCGCGCAGCGAAACAGGCGGGCTTGAAGCGTGTACCTTGTTTGGTCAAGAAAGTCGAAGATCGCGCGGCGATTGCGATGGCGTTGATTGAAAATATTCAGCGCGAAGACTTAAACGTTATTGAAGAAGCGCAAGCACTTGAACGCTTACAAGACGAATTCACGCTTACGCATCAACAAGTTGCCGATGTGATTGGCAAATCAAGAACGACGGTAAGTAACCTATTACGTCTAAATCAATTAGAGAATGACGTAAAAGGTCTGGTTGCCAACAAAAAATTAGAAATGGGTCATGCTAGAGCGCTATTGGCGTTAGATGGCGAGCAACAAGTCGAGATTGCACAGCTTGTTGCCAAGAAACAAATGACCGTTCGCCAAACCGAACAGTTAGTAAAAAAGTGCTTAGCCCCACAAAATGAGCAAAAAGCGCAACAAGAAGATATCGAAGCAGAGCAAATGTCGCATAAATTGAGTCTGCTGCTTGATGCTAAGGTTTCCGTTGTTCGCGCTGCAAGTGGCAAAGCGAAGCTAACGATAAGTCTTGATGAGCCTCACAAATTGGAGCAACTAATTGCCAAGCTAGAGGCCTAA